A stretch of Acidobacteriota bacterium DNA encodes these proteins:
- a CDS encoding adenylyltransferase/cytidyltransferase family protein — protein MNPGPEPGGKIKAAPELAGIVSRLRAEGRRSVFANGCFDLLHAGHVRYLAAARALGDALIVGINSDASVRKLKGEGRPLQPESERAEILAALACVDYVVVFDTPTVDPLLRELRPDIHAKGTDYTEESVPERETVLSYGGRVAIAGDPKSHATRDLIAVILSRFRR, from the coding sequence ATGAATCCCGGCCCGGAACCCGGCGGCAAGATCAAGGCGGCGCCGGAACTGGCCGGGATCGTCTCGCGCCTGCGCGCGGAGGGACGCAGGTCGGTTTTCGCCAACGGCTGTTTCGACCTGCTGCACGCCGGACACGTCCGCTACCTCGCCGCCGCCCGGGCGCTCGGGGACGCCCTGATCGTGGGGATCAACAGCGACGCCTCCGTCAGAAAGCTCAAGGGGGAGGGACGCCCGCTGCAGCCGGAAAGCGAGCGCGCCGAGATCCTGGCCGCGCTCGCCTGTGTCGACTACGTCGTCGTCTTCGACACCCCCACGGTGGACCCCCTCCTCCGCGAGCTCCGGCCCGACATTCACGCCAAGGGGACCGACTACACCGAAGAAAGCGTCCCCGAGCGGGAAACCGTCCTGTCCTACGGCGGGCGCGTGGCGATCGCGGGGGACCCCAAGAGCCATGCGACCCGCGACCTGATCGCCGTCATCCTGTCCCGGTTCCGCCGATGA
- the lpxK gene encoding tetraacyldisaccharide 4'-kinase gives MDATLPSPLRAAAAGPYGLAVRLRNHAYSRGWVPLKHLPGPVISVGNLTLGGSGKTPLVAFLVQALLERGRRPAVLTRGYGRRGPRDPRILPPGVTPVRPEIEIGDEAALLRRRFPRIWMGISADRHAAGSAIAAEAPDSVFVLDDGFQHRRLHRDLDILVVDPTRPLAENRLFPLGTLREPFAGLQRAHLVVVNAPPHSPGAVRALAAVRSVAGDMPVFHCIQRIGSLVPYPEWRTGSASPPPAFRAAFLAAALGNPGRFRDDVERLGVQVRGSAFFRDHHRLGPRDWARCLAGARRGAADVVIVTEKDAVKISAPPDFPLLVACQAVEFPEEGAFLGAVVRALARA, from the coding sequence ATGGACGCGACCCTGCCCTCCCCCCTCCGCGCCGCCGCCGCCGGCCCCTACGGCCTGGCGGTCCGGCTGCGCAACCATGCCTACTCCCGGGGATGGGTGCCGCTGAAACACCTCCCCGGCCCCGTCATCAGCGTCGGCAATCTCACCCTGGGGGGGTCGGGCAAGACCCCCCTGGTCGCCTTCCTGGTCCAGGCGCTGCTCGAGCGCGGGCGCCGTCCGGCCGTCCTCACCCGAGGGTACGGGAGGCGCGGCCCGCGCGACCCGCGCATCCTCCCCCCGGGGGTGACCCCCGTCCGCCCCGAGATCGAGATCGGGGACGAGGCCGCGCTCCTCAGGCGCCGTTTCCCCCGGATCTGGATGGGGATATCGGCCGACCGGCACGCGGCCGGGAGCGCCATCGCCGCCGAGGCGCCCGACTCCGTTTTCGTCCTGGACGACGGGTTCCAGCACCGTCGCCTGCACCGTGACCTGGACATCCTCGTCGTCGACCCGACCCGCCCCCTGGCGGAAAACCGGCTCTTCCCGCTCGGGACGCTGCGCGAACCTTTCGCCGGGCTGCAGCGCGCCCACCTCGTGGTGGTCAACGCCCCCCCGCACTCACCCGGGGCTGTCCGGGCCCTCGCCGCCGTCCGCTCGGTGGCGGGGGACATGCCCGTCTTTCACTGCATCCAGCGCATCGGTTCGCTGGTCCCCTACCCCGAATGGAGGACCGGGAGCGCGTCGCCCCCCCCGGCCTTCCGCGCGGCGTTTCTCGCGGCCGCCCTGGGCAATCCCGGGCGCTTTCGAGACGACGTCGAGCGGCTCGGCGTCCAGGTGAGGGGCTCCGCCTTCTTCCGCGACCACCATCGCCTGGGCCCCCGGGACTGGGCCCGCTGCCTGGCCGGGGCGCGCCGCGGCGCGGCCGACGTCGTCATCGTCACGGAAAAGGATGCCGTCAAGATTTCGGCCCCCCCCGATTTCCCCCTCCTCGTCGCCTGCCAGGCCGTGGAGTTCCCCGAGGAGGGCGCTTTCCTCGGGGCGGTTGTCCGCGCCCTGGCGCGCGCATGA
- the argB gene encoding acetylglutamate kinase, protein MRIAIKLGGSILEDAAIRGRLLRQVAALAKGGHEILLVHGGGKSLNRRLGQLGMESNFIEGLRVTDAATLEVAVMVLSGEVNKRIVAEMNALGVGALGLCGADGSAVRCERVEGTPGYPDGIGFVGRATRVNAPLFDLLLGAGYVPVVSSIAFGPGAGLYNVNADQMASACAAGTGCRTLVYLTDVEGVRDGRGEVIPRLGKGEILELRRRGVLTGGMLPKTSSCLEALGAGVESVHILPGASPDILTRFAEGTLKEGTKIHGNA, encoded by the coding sequence ATGAGAATCGCCATCAAGCTCGGAGGAAGCATCCTCGAGGATGCCGCCATCCGGGGCCGCCTGCTCCGGCAGGTTGCGGCGCTCGCCAAGGGGGGCCATGAAATCCTGCTCGTGCACGGCGGGGGGAAGAGCCTCAACCGCCGGCTCGGACAGCTCGGAATGGAGTCGAACTTCATCGAGGGGCTGCGCGTCACCGATGCCGCCACCCTCGAGGTCGCCGTCATGGTGCTATCGGGCGAGGTCAACAAGCGGATCGTCGCTGAAATGAATGCCCTGGGGGTCGGCGCCCTGGGGCTCTGCGGCGCCGACGGATCGGCCGTCCGCTGCGAGCGGGTCGAGGGGACTCCCGGGTACCCCGACGGGATCGGGTTCGTGGGCCGGGCCACCCGGGTGAACGCCCCGCTTTTCGACCTGCTGCTGGGTGCGGGCTATGTCCCGGTGGTTTCCAGCATAGCCTTCGGCCCCGGGGCCGGCCTCTACAACGTCAACGCCGACCAGATGGCCTCGGCGTGCGCCGCGGGCACGGGGTGCCGGACGCTGGTTTACCTGACCGATGTCGAGGGGGTCAGGGACGGGCGCGGCGAAGTGATTCCGCGGCTCGGGAAGGGGGAGATCCTCGAACTGCGCAGGCGCGGGGTTCTCACGGGCGGGATGCTGCCGAAGACCTCCTCCTGCCTGGAGGCGCTCGGGGCCGGGGTGGAGAGCGTCCATATCCTGCCGGGAGCCAGCCCGGACATTCTCACCAGATTCGCGGAGGGGACTCTGAAGGAAGGGACGAAGATTCATGGAAACGCATAA